A genomic stretch from Kribbella amoyensis includes:
- a CDS encoding vWA domain-containing protein, with protein MAEFSATVYQNEFLPDGGTDVHAIVTVACSGAGTAGQSGSGDAGEIIIVDTSGSMGAEGVRAAAYAAQTALDQILDGVWFAVISGNDRAQLAFPATTEPVMVRMDPRTRQAAKEAVAKFYADGGTAMGTWLRLASRVFATVPSLTQKHAILLTDGENQHESPEVLTQTIEAVTGQFQCDCRGVGVAWQVDEVRRIATALLGTVDIIPAPDQLAAEFSRLIQSSMSKGVASADLRVWAPQGAQVLFVRQVAPAVDDLTSRRTQVNALTASYPTGSWGDESRDYHVAIRLAAKGIGQEQLAARVQLAVGEQVLAQGLVKALWSADEALTTRISPEVAHYTGQTELANAIQEGLAAKAAGDTATATTKLGRAVQLAAQTGNEEATTRLRKVVEIDDQDTGTVRLKRSIEKADEMALDTASTKTTRVRK; from the coding sequence ATGGCCGAGTTCTCCGCCACCGTCTACCAGAACGAGTTCCTGCCCGACGGCGGCACCGACGTGCACGCGATCGTCACCGTGGCCTGCTCCGGCGCCGGCACGGCCGGCCAGTCCGGCAGCGGTGACGCCGGCGAGATCATCATCGTCGACACCTCCGGCTCGATGGGCGCCGAGGGCGTCCGGGCCGCCGCGTACGCCGCGCAGACCGCGCTCGACCAGATCCTCGACGGGGTCTGGTTCGCGGTGATCTCCGGCAACGACCGGGCCCAGCTCGCGTTCCCGGCGACGACCGAACCGGTGATGGTCCGGATGGATCCGCGGACCCGGCAGGCCGCGAAGGAGGCGGTGGCCAAGTTCTACGCCGACGGCGGGACCGCGATGGGGACCTGGCTGCGGCTGGCGTCCCGGGTGTTCGCGACCGTGCCGTCGCTGACCCAGAAGCACGCGATCCTGCTCACCGACGGCGAGAACCAGCACGAGTCGCCCGAGGTGCTGACCCAGACCATCGAGGCGGTCACCGGTCAGTTCCAGTGCGACTGCCGTGGTGTCGGGGTGGCCTGGCAGGTCGACGAGGTCCGCCGGATCGCGACCGCGCTGCTCGGCACCGTCGACATCATTCCGGCGCCGGACCAGCTGGCCGCGGAGTTCTCCCGGCTGATCCAGAGCTCGATGAGCAAGGGCGTCGCGTCGGCCGACCTGCGGGTCTGGGCGCCGCAGGGTGCGCAGGTGCTGTTCGTCCGCCAGGTCGCGCCGGCCGTCGACGACCTGACCTCCCGCCGGACCCAGGTGAACGCGCTGACCGCGTCGTACCCGACCGGTTCCTGGGGTGACGAGTCCCGTGACTACCACGTCGCGATCCGGCTGGCCGCGAAGGGCATCGGGCAGGAGCAGCTGGCCGCCCGGGTCCAGCTCGCCGTCGGTGAGCAGGTCCTGGCGCAGGGTCTGGTGAAGGCGCTGTGGTCGGCGGACGAGGCGCTCACCACCCGGATCAGCCCGGAGGTCGCGCACTACACCGGCCAGACCGAGCTGGCGAACGCGATCCAGGAGGGCCTGGCCGCGAAGGCCGCCGGCGACACCGCGACCGCGACCACCAAGCTCGGCCGCGCGGTCCAACTCGCCGCCCAGACCGGGAACGAGGAAGCCACCACCCGACTGCGTAAGGTGGTCGAGATCGACGACCAGGACACCGGCACCGTGCGGTTGAAGCGCAGCATCGAGAAGGCCGACGAGATGGCGCTCGACACCGCCTCCACCAAGACCACCCGGGTGAGGAAATGA
- a CDS encoding glutamate ABC transporter substrate-binding protein, whose translation MKKTTLLAATAAIAVLAVTACSPGEYAATEIPRNTAPVETTDPPAPTQQPDCGNPLASYAPEGAMPTPEELPAGSTMARIKQRGRLIAGVSADSLHLGSRNPISGRIEGFDIDMIYAVADAIFGKPAPGQPHNVELRVISSPDRIPALEKNQVDIVARNMTINCERWQRIAFSAEYYRSGQKTLVPLDSTAKSVKDLSGKTVCAPAGSTSLENLKKENPAVKPVTADTDTGCLVLFQQGKAYAISGDDTVLAGDAAQDPYAKVLNDRFSDEPYGLGINAQNKDFVRFVNQVLAQIKADGTWMASYNRWLAPDLGKLAAPPAPVYGRS comes from the coding sequence ATGAAGAAGACCACCCTGCTCGCGGCCACCGCCGCGATCGCCGTCCTCGCGGTCACCGCCTGCTCGCCCGGCGAGTACGCCGCCACCGAGATCCCGCGCAACACCGCCCCGGTGGAGACCACGGATCCGCCCGCCCCGACGCAGCAGCCCGACTGCGGCAACCCGCTCGCGTCGTACGCGCCCGAGGGGGCGATGCCGACGCCGGAGGAGCTGCCCGCCGGGTCGACGATGGCGCGGATCAAGCAGCGCGGCCGGCTGATCGCGGGCGTGTCCGCGGACAGCCTGCACCTGGGCTCCCGGAACCCGATCAGCGGCCGGATCGAGGGCTTCGACATCGACATGATTTACGCGGTCGCCGACGCGATCTTCGGCAAGCCGGCGCCGGGTCAGCCGCACAACGTCGAGCTGCGGGTGATCTCCAGCCCGGACCGGATCCCGGCGCTGGAGAAGAACCAGGTCGACATCGTCGCCCGGAACATGACGATCAACTGCGAGCGCTGGCAGCGGATCGCGTTCTCGGCCGAGTACTACCGCTCCGGGCAGAAGACGCTGGTGCCGCTCGACTCGACGGCCAAGAGCGTGAAGGACCTGAGCGGCAAGACCGTCTGCGCCCCGGCCGGTTCGACCAGCCTGGAGAACCTGAAGAAGGAGAACCCGGCCGTCAAGCCGGTCACCGCCGACACCGACACCGGCTGCCTGGTGCTTTTCCAGCAGGGCAAGGCGTATGCGATCAGCGGCGACGACACGGTACTCGCCGGGGACGCCGCGCAGGACCCGTACGCGAAGGTCCTCAACGACCGGTTCAGCGACGAGCCGTACGGGCTCGGGATCAACGCGCAGAACAAGGACTTCGTCCGGTTCGTGAACCAGGTGCTCGCGCAGATCAAGGCCGACGGGACCTGGATGGCGTCGTACAACCGGTGGCTCGCGCCCGACCTGGGCAAGCTGGCGGCCCCGCCGGCCCCCGTGTACGGCAGGAGCTGA
- a CDS encoding protein phosphatase 2C domain-containing protein — MDAAMTSTTRTACPQCGGPISDADLYCEACGAELQPSSGPSTPALDTDTEPTVELNPAAATPAGPCRSCGGTIGADSYCETCGTKATKPRDHFSEQPAPWVAAVCDRGIRHSRNEDAVAVAADAEPGSRAMMVVCDGVSSSLDSDVASLAAARAARDVLAAGHAQGIGTESSRVAAVIARLNAAADAASDAVLANTSPDSPNPASCTFVATVLEADLLIAGVVGDSRAYWFPDEAEAVALTVDDSWAAELIATGVPREQAETGPQAHAITRWLGKDAPDHTPRTTTLKVAGPGWLLVCSDGLWNYCSEAAPLAGLVRQTAAAANGEPLATASALVDWANAQGGQDNITVALARL, encoded by the coding sequence ATGGACGCTGCGATGACGAGTACGACCCGGACGGCCTGCCCGCAGTGCGGCGGCCCGATCTCCGACGCCGACCTGTACTGCGAGGCGTGCGGCGCCGAGCTGCAGCCGAGTAGTGGACCGAGCACCCCCGCCCTCGACACGGACACCGAGCCGACCGTCGAGCTCAACCCCGCGGCCGCGACGCCCGCCGGGCCGTGCCGGTCCTGCGGTGGCACGATCGGTGCCGACAGCTACTGCGAGACCTGCGGGACCAAGGCAACCAAGCCGCGGGACCACTTCAGCGAGCAGCCCGCACCCTGGGTCGCCGCGGTGTGCGACCGCGGCATCCGGCACAGCCGCAACGAGGACGCGGTGGCCGTCGCCGCCGACGCCGAGCCGGGCAGCCGCGCGATGATGGTGGTGTGCGACGGGGTCAGCTCGTCGCTGGATTCCGACGTGGCCAGCCTGGCCGCGGCGCGCGCCGCCCGCGACGTACTGGCCGCCGGTCACGCGCAGGGCATCGGTACCGAGTCGTCCCGGGTCGCGGCGGTGATCGCCCGGCTGAACGCGGCCGCCGACGCCGCGAGCGACGCCGTCCTCGCGAACACCAGCCCGGACAGCCCGAACCCGGCGTCCTGCACGTTCGTCGCGACCGTGCTCGAGGCCGATCTGCTGATCGCCGGCGTGGTCGGCGACAGCCGCGCGTACTGGTTCCCGGACGAGGCCGAGGCGGTCGCGCTGACCGTGGACGACTCGTGGGCGGCCGAGCTGATCGCGACCGGCGTCCCGCGGGAGCAGGCCGAGACCGGGCCGCAGGCGCACGCGATCACCCGCTGGCTGGGCAAGGACGCCCCGGACCACACCCCGCGGACCACCACGCTCAAGGTGGCCGGGCCGGGCTGGCTGCTGGTCTGCTCCGACGGGCTGTGGAACTACTGCTCCGAGGCGGCACCGCTGGCCGGCCTCGTCCGTCAGACCGCTGCGGCCGCGAACGGCGAACCGCTCGCCACCGCGTCCGCGCTGGTCGACTGGGCCAACGCCCAGGGCGGCCAGGACAACATCACCGTCGCGCTCGCGCGGCTGTAG
- a CDS encoding AAA family ATPase yields the protein MSTVGGTSLQDALEELLAVATRAGVDTGVARTEALQLAAALAESAPKASVDWAAVQPGATTQDFFDAAVRGRRWRGAPTAILADLIAQGSAEKIPYAEALAEVASAACALGEPTMRVVGNASVAAAAQLQAAGARPLRVGTSPASTGISGPQPGSAGDPQAAVSPAQQAEVQTAADAVPAEPEKSVEELLAELDALTGLERVKREVHRQVAVLRVEKLRTEAGLKSPTITRHLVFVGNPGTGKTTVARLVSGIYKALGLLSKGQLVEVDRSELVAGYLGQTATKTADVVASAAGGVLFIDEAYSLTAGDTGADQYGREAVDTLVKEMEDRRDDLVVIVAGYPEPMEAFVAANPGLASRFRTTIGFDDYTDDELTDILTGLAGAADYELDAAALEQFRVILASTPRNRSFGNGRFARNVLEAAIGRHAWRLRDVTAPTTDQLRRILAEDLTDEALVPPAPVDKAPVADELSSTETTAPDEATAPDAATAPDEATSEAERDAADDRPDRPEQGEQA from the coding sequence ATGAGCACCGTGGGGGGTACGTCGTTGCAGGACGCGTTGGAGGAGTTGCTCGCGGTCGCGACCCGGGCCGGCGTCGACACCGGCGTGGCCCGCACCGAGGCTCTGCAACTCGCGGCCGCACTCGCCGAGTCGGCGCCGAAGGCATCGGTCGACTGGGCCGCGGTGCAGCCGGGAGCGACGACGCAGGACTTCTTCGACGCCGCGGTCCGCGGACGCCGCTGGCGCGGTGCACCGACCGCGATCCTGGCCGACCTGATCGCGCAGGGCTCGGCCGAGAAGATCCCGTACGCCGAGGCGCTGGCCGAGGTGGCCTCGGCGGCTTGCGCACTCGGTGAGCCGACGATGCGTGTCGTCGGCAACGCTTCCGTCGCGGCCGCCGCCCAACTCCAGGCCGCCGGCGCCCGTCCATTGCGCGTCGGCACAAGCCCTGCGTCCACAGGCATTTCCGGCCCGCAGCCGGGCAGCGCGGGCGATCCCCAGGCCGCGGTGTCACCCGCTCAGCAGGCCGAGGTGCAGACCGCGGCGGACGCCGTACCGGCTGAGCCCGAGAAGTCCGTCGAGGAGTTGCTCGCCGAGCTGGACGCGTTGACCGGGCTCGAGCGGGTGAAGCGTGAGGTGCATCGGCAGGTCGCCGTGCTCCGGGTGGAGAAGCTGCGGACCGAGGCCGGGCTGAAGAGTCCGACGATCACCCGGCACCTCGTCTTCGTCGGCAATCCGGGCACCGGCAAGACCACGGTGGCGCGGCTGGTGAGCGGGATCTACAAGGCGCTCGGCCTGTTGTCCAAGGGCCAGCTGGTCGAGGTGGACCGCTCCGAGCTCGTCGCCGGGTACCTCGGCCAGACGGCCACCAAGACCGCCGACGTGGTCGCGTCCGCGGCCGGCGGGGTGCTGTTCATCGACGAGGCGTACAGCCTGACCGCCGGGGACACCGGCGCCGACCAGTACGGGCGGGAAGCCGTCGACACGCTGGTGAAGGAGATGGAGGACCGGCGCGACGACCTGGTCGTGATCGTTGCCGGGTACCCCGAACCGATGGAGGCGTTCGTCGCCGCGAACCCGGGACTGGCGAGCCGGTTCCGGACCACGATCGGGTTCGACGACTACACCGACGACGAGCTGACCGACATCCTGACCGGGCTGGCCGGGGCGGCCGACTACGAGCTGGACGCGGCCGCGCTGGAGCAGTTCCGGGTGATCCTCGCGTCGACGCCGCGGAACCGGTCGTTCGGCAACGGCCGGTTCGCCCGGAACGTGCTGGAGGCCGCGATCGGCCGGCATGCCTGGCGACTGCGCGATGTGACGGCACCGACCACCGATCAGCTGCGTCGGATCCTGGCCGAGGACCTGACCGACGAAGCTCTGGTCCCGCCGGCACCCGTCGACAAGGCCCCGGTGGCCGACGAGCTGAGCAGCACCGAGACGACCGCGCCCGACGAGGCGACCGCACCCGACGCAGCGACCGCACCCGACGAGGCGACGTCCGAAGCCGAGCGGGACGCGGCGGACGACCGGCCCGACCGGCCCGAGCAAGGAGAACAGGCGTGA
- a CDS encoding FHA domain-containing protein, with protein sequence MTAVTCPSGHPSVSTDYCDVCGLPIGAAATPAAASVPAPAAAAPVAPATTQSCPNCSESAAVDALFCENCGYDFTTGTMPRPASTLDLSTPPPAPPAPQAVADWVAERWVDPDWYAVQQSDDPCPSPGLPVVVPLADKSILIGRPSKSRGITPQIDCGDDTGVSRRQAQLSTDGQRWWVEDLQSSNGTYVASSAGPLPEDPIPPGQRRELKEDDRIYVGAWTRLVVRKATPEEQAGQA encoded by the coding sequence ATGACAGCTGTCACCTGTCCGAGCGGGCACCCGTCCGTCTCCACGGACTACTGCGACGTCTGCGGTCTGCCGATCGGCGCCGCCGCGACTCCGGCGGCCGCCTCGGTTCCGGCTCCCGCGGCGGCCGCTCCCGTTGCCCCGGCGACCACGCAGTCCTGCCCGAACTGCTCGGAGTCCGCGGCCGTGGACGCGTTGTTCTGCGAGAACTGCGGCTACGACTTCACCACCGGTACGATGCCGCGCCCGGCGTCCACCCTCGACCTCAGCACTCCTCCCCCGGCTCCGCCGGCGCCCCAAGCGGTCGCCGACTGGGTCGCCGAGCGCTGGGTCGACCCCGACTGGTACGCGGTCCAGCAGAGCGACGACCCGTGCCCGTCCCCAGGTCTCCCGGTTGTCGTCCCGCTGGCCGACAAGAGCATCCTGATCGGCCGCCCGTCGAAGAGCCGCGGCATCACCCCGCAGATCGACTGCGGTGACGACACCGGCGTCAGCCGCCGCCAGGCCCAGCTCAGCACCGACGGCCAACGCTGGTGGGTCGAGGACCTCCAGTCCTCCAACGGCACGTACGTCGCGTCGTCGGCCGGCCCGCTCCCCGAAGACCCGATCCCCCCGGGCCAGCGCCGCGAACTCAAAGAGGACGACCGCATCTACGTAGGCGCCTGGACCCGCCTCGTCGTCCGCAAAGCCACCCCCGAAGAACAAGCCGGCCAGGCCTGA
- a CDS encoding toxic anion resistance protein has product MTEADNTQGAGSAASAGAGAAAQVSPLQPPTATAPALVLTAPEPPQPVAATAAPSLAPAVDPAALPGLDSKVDTFLTSLMTTAPRSPEFAAKAGDVRSMGDTDIRNAAESSNRLLQSPVKALQSGGLSEGSTVGKTLIELRRTVEDLDPKEATGAKKLLGMIPFGDKIEDYFRKYQSAQSHLEGILHALRDGQDQLGKDNAALNLEKQQLWDAMTRLNQYVYVAERLDARLSAGIAELEATDPDKAKALRDDVLFYVRQKHQDLLTQLAVSIQNYLAIDIVIKNNIELIKGVDRASTTTVSALRTAVIVAQALGNQKLVLDQITALNTTTSGMIERTSQMLRDNSVAIQQQAASATIGLPQLQAAFSNIYATMDAIDTFKVQALDSMAATIGTLETEVTKSRGYLDRVAQQDQRVIQGSLDLDLGR; this is encoded by the coding sequence ATGACCGAAGCCGACAACACGCAGGGAGCCGGTTCGGCCGCGAGTGCCGGAGCGGGAGCCGCTGCGCAGGTGTCGCCGCTGCAGCCGCCGACCGCGACCGCCCCGGCGCTGGTACTCACCGCGCCCGAGCCGCCACAGCCCGTGGCCGCCACCGCCGCTCCGAGTCTGGCGCCCGCCGTCGACCCGGCCGCGTTGCCGGGGCTGGACTCGAAGGTCGACACGTTCCTCACCTCGCTGATGACGACGGCGCCGCGCTCGCCCGAGTTCGCCGCGAAGGCCGGCGACGTCCGGAGCATGGGCGACACCGACATCCGCAACGCCGCCGAGAGCTCGAACCGGTTGCTGCAGTCACCGGTCAAGGCCCTGCAGAGCGGCGGACTGTCGGAGGGCTCGACGGTCGGCAAGACGCTGATCGAGCTGCGCCGCACGGTCGAGGACCTGGACCCGAAGGAAGCGACCGGGGCGAAGAAGCTGCTCGGGATGATCCCGTTCGGCGACAAGATCGAGGACTACTTCCGCAAGTACCAGAGCGCCCAGAGCCACCTCGAGGGGATCCTGCACGCGCTCCGCGACGGCCAGGACCAGCTCGGCAAGGACAACGCCGCCCTCAACCTGGAGAAGCAGCAGCTCTGGGACGCGATGACCCGGCTGAACCAGTACGTGTACGTCGCCGAGCGGCTGGACGCTCGCCTGTCGGCGGGCATCGCCGAGCTCGAGGCGACCGACCCGGACAAGGCCAAGGCGCTCCGCGACGACGTGCTGTTCTACGTCCGGCAGAAGCACCAGGACCTGCTCACCCAGCTCGCCGTGTCGATCCAGAACTACCTGGCCATCGACATCGTGATCAAGAACAACATCGAGCTGATCAAGGGTGTGGACCGCGCGTCCACCACGACCGTGTCGGCGCTGCGGACCGCGGTCATCGTGGCCCAGGCCCTCGGCAACCAGAAGCTCGTGCTCGACCAGATCACCGCGCTGAACACCACCACCAGCGGCATGATCGAGCGCACCTCGCAGATGCTCCGGGACAACTCGGTGGCGATCCAGCAGCAGGCCGCGTCGGCGACGATCGGGCTGCCGCAGCTGCAGGCGGCGTTCTCCAACATCTACGCCACGATGGACGCGATCGACACCTTCAAGGTGCAGGCGCTGGACTCGATGGCGGCGACGATCGGCACCCTGGAGACCGAGGTGACCAAGTCGCGCGGCTACCTGGACCGGGTCGCCCAGCAGGACCAGCGGGTGATCCAGGGCAGCCTCGACCTGGACCTCGGGCGCTGA
- a CDS encoding serine/threonine-protein kinase — MTTTACTQPGCTGSILDGYCDVCGSPAAASSNPGSTGTAVTGNAGSGGGSAAPVTGACRQPGCTGTYLDGYCDVCGSPAPDGVGGSVPDAEPISSPSTVSRASNRLASTPLGSARAAAAGSKLTRRLGTSSTRLRGARLGAGLTTVPPIPAIDASKAILADPQVPEDRRNCPSCGNAVGRSRGDQPGRTEGFCPNCRSPYSFSPKLKKGDLVGGQYEVAGCLAHGGFGWIYMARDKNVSDRWVVLKGLLNSEDPDAVAAAIAEQQFLARVEHPLIVEIYNFVTHEGAGYIVMEYVGGTSLKTLLKQRMKANHGRYDALPIDQAIAYLLEILPAFSYLHDLGVLYCDFKPDNIIQVGDAVKLIDLGGVRPIDDLDSAIYGTVGYQAPEVPEVGPSIASDIYTLGRTLTVLAMEFRGYQSTYIASLPPVSDVPLFQQYDSVYRLLAKACAKDPADRFVSADELRVQLLGVLREVVAAKNGAGAAQHSTSSLLFGSPGDLATGPAESAPPWQRLPSLLPDEGDKQAGWLKTVSVPDPAKRLEVLTTAPESSPQVLLETAQAALEAGQYDLVDASVTELLSEDPWEWRAVWMSGLVALAREDSRAAQSAFNAVYGQVPGELAPKLALAVSCQLSGEYDVAEGLFLTCARTDANYIAPSAFGLAAIRADRGDLDGAVSALDLVPQTSGAYIRARRQRAGLLAGSGRGLAALAEAMGSIEALTIDPVDRANLSASVFRNALDVVLGSGPDPQLRISGRAATEPDLRDGLEAAYRELAGHARSREERIALVDLANEVRGWTLR; from the coding sequence ATGACGACCACCGCCTGTACCCAACCGGGTTGCACCGGCTCGATCCTGGACGGCTACTGCGACGTCTGCGGCTCCCCCGCGGCCGCAAGCAGCAACCCCGGCAGCACCGGTACGGCCGTCACCGGCAACGCAGGCTCGGGCGGCGGGAGCGCGGCGCCGGTCACCGGTGCGTGCCGCCAGCCGGGCTGCACCGGGACGTACCTGGACGGGTATTGCGACGTCTGCGGCTCGCCTGCCCCCGACGGCGTGGGCGGTTCGGTGCCGGACGCCGAGCCGATCAGCTCGCCGTCGACGGTGTCACGTGCCTCGAACCGGCTGGCGTCCACGCCGCTCGGTTCCGCGCGAGCGGCCGCGGCCGGGTCCAAGCTGACCCGGCGGCTCGGCACGTCGTCCACCCGGTTGCGCGGTGCGCGGCTCGGGGCCGGGCTGACCACGGTGCCGCCGATCCCCGCGATCGACGCGAGCAAGGCGATCCTGGCCGACCCGCAGGTGCCCGAGGACCGGCGGAACTGCCCGAGCTGCGGCAACGCGGTCGGCCGGTCCCGGGGCGACCAGCCCGGCCGGACCGAGGGGTTCTGCCCGAACTGCCGCAGTCCGTACTCGTTCTCGCCGAAGCTGAAGAAGGGCGACCTGGTCGGCGGCCAGTACGAGGTGGCCGGCTGTCTCGCGCACGGTGGTTTCGGCTGGATCTACATGGCCCGGGACAAGAACGTGTCCGACCGCTGGGTCGTGCTCAAGGGCCTGCTGAACTCCGAGGACCCGGACGCCGTCGCGGCCGCGATCGCGGAGCAGCAGTTCCTGGCCCGGGTCGAGCACCCGCTGATCGTGGAGATCTACAACTTCGTCACCCACGAGGGCGCCGGGTACATCGTGATGGAGTACGTCGGCGGCACCTCGCTGAAGACGTTGCTCAAGCAGCGGATGAAGGCGAACCACGGCCGGTACGACGCGCTGCCGATCGACCAGGCGATCGCGTATCTGCTGGAGATCCTGCCCGCGTTCTCCTACCTGCACGACCTCGGCGTGCTCTACTGCGACTTCAAGCCGGACAACATCATCCAGGTCGGCGACGCGGTCAAGCTGATCGACCTCGGCGGGGTCCGGCCGATCGACGACCTGGACTCGGCGATCTACGGCACGGTCGGGTACCAGGCGCCCGAGGTGCCCGAGGTCGGCCCGTCGATCGCGTCCGACATCTACACCCTCGGCCGCACCCTGACGGTGCTGGCGATGGAGTTCCGCGGCTACCAGTCGACGTACATCGCGTCGCTCCCGCCGGTGTCCGACGTGCCGTTGTTCCAGCAGTACGACTCGGTGTACCGGCTGCTGGCGAAGGCGTGCGCGAAGGACCCCGCCGACCGCTTCGTGTCCGCCGACGAGCTGCGGGTGCAGTTGCTCGGCGTACTGCGCGAGGTGGTCGCCGCGAAGAACGGGGCGGGTGCCGCGCAGCACTCCACGTCGTCGCTGCTGTTCGGCAGCCCGGGTGACCTGGCGACGGGCCCGGCCGAGTCGGCGCCGCCATGGCAGCGGCTCCCCTCGTTGCTGCCCGACGAGGGTGACAAGCAGGCGGGCTGGCTGAAGACGGTCAGCGTCCCCGATCCGGCGAAGCGGCTGGAGGTCCTGACCACGGCGCCGGAGTCCTCCCCCCAGGTGCTGCTGGAGACCGCGCAGGCCGCGCTGGAGGCCGGACAGTACGACCTGGTCGACGCCTCGGTGACCGAGCTGCTGTCGGAGGACCCGTGGGAGTGGCGGGCGGTCTGGATGTCCGGACTGGTCGCGTTGGCTCGCGAAGACTCCAGGGCCGCGCAGTCCGCGTTCAACGCCGTCTACGGTCAGGTCCCCGGTGAGCTCGCACCGAAGCTCGCGCTCGCGGTGTCCTGCCAGCTGAGCGGTGAGTACGACGTTGCCGAGGGCCTCTTCCTGACCTGCGCGCGAACCGATGCGAACTACATCGCGCCGTCGGCGTTCGGGCTGGCCGCCATCCGCGCGGACCGTGGCGACCTGGACGGGGCGGTGTCCGCACTCGACCTGGTCCCGCAGACCAGCGGCGCGTACATCCGGGCCCGCCGGCAACGAGCCGGTCTGCTGGCAGGATCGGGACGTGGGCTGGCCGCTTTGGCCGAGGCCATGGGCAGTATCGAGGCCCTGACGATCGACCCGGTGGACCGGGCGAACCTGTCCGCGAGCGTGTTCCGGAACGCGCTCGACGTGGTCCTCGGCAGCGGGCCGGACCCGCAGCTGCGGATCTCCGGCCGGGCCGCGACCGAGCCGGACCTGCGGGACGGCCTGGAAGCGGCCTACCGTGAGCTGGCCGGTCACGCCCGGAGCCGGGAGGAACGGATCGCCCTGGTCGACCTGGCCAACGAGGTTCGAGGATGGACGCTGCGATGA
- a CDS encoding epoxide hydrolase family protein encodes MTNSSEIQGFRIEVPQAEVDELRARVRDARWPAVPRVDDWSRGVPAGYLQELAEYWADGFDWRAQEAALNEIPQFITEIDGQRIHFLHQRSPEPDAVPLILTHGWPGSPVEFSKVIGPLTDPRSYGGDPADAFHVVVPSLPGYGFSNPIGENGFNLFGVASMWAELMTRLGYERFAAHGTDVGSGVTGMLPYVAPGRVVGLHLAGLVASTPFDGPVEVEGLSAADVVRAEKFNRTLVDGFGYLTLQSTRPQTLAYSLNDSPIGQLAWIVEKFAEWTDPAAKLPEEAVDKDQLLTNVSLYWFTGSGASSAHAVADGMAAWRAFAEQQANQTEDDAAQQWSAPGPPTGVAVFGAETAIRKLTDPVGKIEHWTEYERGGHFAAMEVPDLLTADLRTFFRPLR; translated from the coding sequence ATGACGAACAGCAGCGAGATTCAGGGTTTTCGGATCGAGGTTCCGCAGGCTGAGGTGGACGAGCTGCGGGCTCGGGTGCGGGATGCTCGGTGGCCGGCGGTGCCGCGGGTGGACGACTGGAGCCGGGGTGTGCCGGCCGGGTACTTGCAGGAGCTGGCCGAGTACTGGGCGGACGGGTTCGACTGGCGCGCTCAGGAGGCGGCGCTCAACGAGATTCCGCAATTCATCACCGAGATCGACGGGCAGCGGATCCACTTCCTGCACCAGCGGTCGCCCGAGCCCGATGCGGTGCCGTTGATCCTGACGCACGGCTGGCCGGGGTCGCCGGTCGAGTTCAGCAAGGTGATCGGGCCACTCACCGACCCGCGATCGTACGGCGGGGACCCGGCGGACGCGTTCCACGTCGTGGTGCCGTCGTTGCCGGGGTACGGGTTCTCGAATCCGATCGGGGAGAACGGGTTCAACCTCTTCGGGGTCGCGTCGATGTGGGCCGAGTTGATGACGCGCCTCGGGTACGAGCGGTTCGCGGCACACGGTACCGACGTGGGCTCCGGGGTCACCGGGATGCTCCCGTACGTCGCACCGGGCCGCGTCGTCGGACTGCACCTGGCCGGGCTGGTCGCGTCCACGCCGTTCGACGGACCGGTCGAGGTCGAAGGGTTGTCGGCGGCGGACGTGGTGAGGGCGGAGAAGTTCAACCGGACGCTCGTCGACGGATTCGGGTACCTCACCCTGCAGTCGACGCGGCCGCAGACGCTGGCGTACTCGCTGAACGACTCGCCGATCGGCCAGCTGGCGTGGATCGTGGAGAAGTTCGCCGAGTGGACCGACCCGGCGGCCAAGCTGCCCGAGGAGGCGGTCGACAAGGACCAGCTGCTCACCAACGTCAGCCTGTACTGGTTCACCGGCTCGGGTGCTTCGTCCGCGCACGCGGTGGCCGACGGGATGGCCGCCTGGCGCGCCTTCGCCGAACAGCAGGCGAATCAGACCGAGGACGACGCCGCGCAGCAGTGGTCCGCCCCCGGGCCGCCGACCGGGGTGGCCGTGTTCGGCGCCGAGACGGCGATCCGGAAGCTGACCGACCCGGTCGGCAAGATCGAGCACTGGACCGAGTACGAACGTGGTGGGCACTTCGCCGCGATGGAGGTCCCCGACCTGCTCACCGCCGACCTGCGGACCTTCTTCCGGCCGTTGCGCTGA